TAGAGCCGCTGGCGGCGGACGTCGATGCCCGCGAGCCGGGCCGCCTCCGCGTTGCCGCCGACGGCGACCGTGCGCCGGCCGAAGGTCGTGCGGTTCAGCACCAGCCAGCCGATGATCGTCACGAGTGCGAAGACCAGCACGAGCGGCGGGATCCCGAGGACGTAGGCGTCGCGCTCGCCGAGGTCGAGGATGGCGTCGACGGTGACGACCTGGGTACTGCCGTCGGTGATCTGGAGGGCCAGGCCGCGGGCCGAGGCCAGCATGGCGAGGGTGGCGATGAAGGGGACCATCCCGCCGTACGCGATGAGCAGCCCGTTCACCAGGCCGCAGCCGACGCCGACGATCACCGCCGTGAAGAGGATGCCGACGAAGCCGTACTCCTGTGTGGCGACGGTCGTCGCCCAGACCGACGCCAGGGCGACGATCGCGCCGACGGACAGGTCGATGCCGCCGGAGGTGATGACGAACGTCATGCCGACGGTGACCACGCCGATCACCGAGGCCTGGGTGAGCACGAGTTGGAGGTTGCGGGTGTCGAGGAACTCGTCGGGCTTGGTGACGCCGCCGATGAGGATCAGCGCGGCGAGGACGCCGAGGAGGGAGAGCGTGCGGACGTCGGCCCGGAACAGCATGGTCCGCCAGGCCGGGGGCCCGCTAGCCGCGGGGGCCTTGTCGATGCTGTCCCTGGGCGGGGACACGGGCTGCGTCATGACGCCGGGCTCCCTTCTGTGGCCACGGGGCTTCCTTCCATGACGAGGTCGAGGACACGGTGTTCGTCGAGTTCACGGGCGGGCGCGGTGTGCACGACCCGGCCCTCGCGCAGGACGAGCACCCGGTCGGCGAGGCCGAGGACTTCGGGCACCTCGCTGGAGACCAGCAGTACGGCGAGCCCCTCGTCGGCGAGTCGGCGGACCACGGCGTACAGCTCGGCGCGGGCTCCGACATCGACGCCCCGGGTCGGCTCGTCGAGCAGCAGGACCCGGCAGCCGCGCAGCAGCCAGCGGGCGAGGACCGCCTTCTGCTGGTTGCCCCCGGAGAGCGTGCGCACGGGTACGGCGGGGTTGTCGGGGCGCAGGGACAGCTCACGGGTCGCGGCTCGCGCGGCACGGTGTTCGGCGCCTCGGTCGATCCAGCCGACGCGTGCGAAGCGGGACATCGACGACACGGAAACGTTTCTGGTGACGGACTCCAGCATCAGCAGTGCCTGCGCCTTGCGCTCCTCGGGGGCGAGCCCGAGCCCGGCCCGTACGGCGGCCCGTACGCTGCCGAGCCGCAACTGCCGCCCGTCCACACTGACGTGACCGGCCGTGGGCTTTCGGGCGCCGTAGATCGTCTCCAGGATCTCCGAGCGTCCCGAACCGACGAGTCCGGCGAGCCCCACGATCTCGCCGGGCCGCACCTCCAGGTCGAACGGCTCGAACTCCCCGGCACGCGCCAGTCCCCGCACCTGGAGGACGGGCTCGACCGCGGCCGGGGGCGCGGGCGGCCGGTCGGGGAAGACGTACTCGACGTTGCGTCCGGTCATCAGGGCCACGACCTCGCGCGTCGGCGTGGACTTCGCGGGCAGCCCGCCCGCCACGGCCCGCCCGTCCTTCAGTACGGTCACCCGGTCGCCGATCCGGCGGATCTCCTCCAGGCGGTGCGAGATGTAGACGACGGCCACCCCGTCGGCGGTCAGGTCGCCGACGATCCTGAACAGGTTGTCGACCTCGTCCGGGTCGAGCGCGGCCGACGGTTCGTCCATCACGATCAGCCGTACGTCGTGGGAGAGGGCCCGCGCCATGGACACGATCTGCTGCTGGGCGGCCGACAACTCACCGACCAGCCGCGCCGGATCGACCTCCGGATGGCCGAGTCGCCTCAGCAGTGCGGCCGTCGACGCCCGCGCCGCCTTCCCCCGTACGACGAAGCCGGCGGCGGTGGGCTCGTGTCCGAGGTGGACGTTCTCGGCCACCGACAGGCCCTCCACCAGGTCGAGTTCCTGGTAGATGGTGGCGATGCCGAGGCGCATGGCGGCGATCGGGGACTTCAGGGTGACGGGTTCGCCGCGCCAGGTGATGGTGCCGTCGTCGGGCTGGTGGGCGCCTGCCAGGACCTTGATCAGGGTCGACTTCCCGGCGCCGTTCTGGCCGAGCAGACAGTGGACCTCTCCGGCCTGGACGTCGAGGTCGACGCCGTCCAGGGCCCGGACTCCGGGGAACGACTTGGTGATGCCGGACATGGTGAGCAGCGGTGGTTCTGGTGCCATGAGTTCCCCTTGGCGGGCGTGCGGGCCGGTTTCAGGGCGAATCCGTCTGCTGGGCAGGCGTTTCGGGCAGGGCGAGGCAGAGCGCTGTGCTGGAGGGCCCGGGCGGAACAGGGCCTAGGCGAGTGCGAACGGGAGAGGGCTCACGCGGGTGAGAACAGGTGGTCGCTGATGAGACGGGCCGCGCCGATGACTCCGGCCGTGGGCCCCAACTCCCCCAGCACGATGGGCAGATTGCCGGTCGCGAGGGGCAGTGACTGACGGTAGACCTGGGTGCGGATGGCGGCGAGCAGGGTGTGGCCGAGGCCGGTCACCCCACCACCGATCACCACCAGGCCGGGGTTGAAGAAGCTGACGAGCCCGGCGATGACCTGGCCGGTGCGGTTGCCGCCCTCGCGTATCAGGTCGAGCGCGGTGGCGTCGCCGGCAGCGGCCGCGGCGGCCACGTCGACGGCGGTCAGGGTGCCGTTGGTCTCCAGACGCGAGGCGAGTTCCGCCGAAAGCCCGTGCTGGGCGGCTTCCTTGGCGTCGCGGGCGAGCGCGGCGCCGCTGAAGTGGGCCTCCAGACAGCCCCGGTTGCCGCAGGCGCAGGGGCGGCCGTCCGGTACGGCGAGGATGTGCCCTATGTCGCCGGCGCTGCCCGTCGTACCGCGGTGGACCTCACCGCCGACGACGATGCCGCAGCCGATGCCGGTGCCGATCTTGACGCAGAGGAAGTCGCCCACGGAGCGGGCCACGCCCGCGTGCTGCTCCCCCATCGCCATGAGGTTCACGTCGTTGTCGACCATGACGGGGCAGCCGAGTTCCTGGCTGAGCGCCTCGCGGACCGGGAACCCGTCCCAGCCCGGCATGATCGGCGGGGCGACCGGGACGCCCTCCGGGAAGCGGACCGGTCCGGGGACGCCGATGCCGGCGCCGTCGAACCCTTCCGCGAGGCCGGAGGCCTTCAGCTTGGCCGCCATGGACAGCACCTGCTCGAAGACGGCGACCGGGCCCTCCCGCACGTCCATCGGCTGGTTGATGTGGCCGAGGATCTCCAACTCGGCGTTGGTGACGGCCACGTCGATCGAGGTGGCGCCGATGTCGACGCCCAGGAAACGCAGTTGGGGAGCCAGCCGGATGTTGTGCGACCGGCGGCCACCGCGCGAGGCGGCGAGCCCGTCGGCCACGACGAGTCCCGTCTCCAGGAGCCGGTCCACCTCCACGGCCAGTTTCGACCGCGAGAGATCCACCCGATCGCCGAGCTGGGCCCGTGAGTTGGGGCCACCGTCCCGCAACAGCCGCAGCAGCCGTGCCTGATGCGCGTTCGCGGGTCGAGCCGTCATACGTCTCACAAGCCCCTCCCCGCCTCAACCGGCCGCTACGTCCGTCGGGTTGTCGGCCGCATCACCGCGACCGACCTTTCGCAGGGGAACGTAGCAGCGGCTGCCGGGGCTGGGAAGAAGTCACGCACAGATTGCCGCCAACTTTCTCCACTGACAGGACAAAGGGTCTCGCGGCGGTACGCCGGACCACCCCGCGCCGCGGGGCACGTGGACGAGGATCCGGAGAGGGTACGGGGCTTCCCGGACGGGCGACGGCGGGCGACGACGGCCGGCGGCGAACTGCGGTTACGGCGTCACCGATGTCCGCCCGCCACCCGCGCCTCGGTCACTTCTCCCGCTCGTGGTACGTCTTCCGCGTGTGCTCCGTGTGGGCCCGCATGACCTCCGTGGCCCTCTGTTCGTCGCGGTCCGAGATCGCCGTGATGAGGTCGCGGTGTTCGATCCAGGACTGGTGGCCGCGCCGGCGGGCGACGGGGGTGTAGTACCAGCGGACGCGACGGTCGACCTGGGCGGCGAGTTCGGCGAGGACGGTGTTGCCGGCCAGCTCCATGACCTTGGCGTGGAAGCGGGCGTTGAGGGCGACGGCCGCGTCGACGTCGTCGGCCTCGACGGCTCGCTCGCCCTCCGCGCAGAGTTCCTCCAGGGCCGCGATGCCCGCCGTACCGGCGTTCGCCGCGGCGAGGCGGGCGGCCTCGGCCTCCAACAGGGTGCGGACCGTGAGGAGTTGGTCGGCCTCCGCCTCCGTCGGCTCGTGCACGAACGCGCCCTGCGCGGGCCGGAGATCGACCCACCCCTCGGTGTTGAGGCGTTGCAGGGCCTCGCGGACGGGCTGCCGGGACACCCCGAGGTGCCCGGCGAGTTCGCTCTCGACGAGGTGCTGGCCGGGGCGCAGCGCGCGTGTGGTGATGAGTTCGAGCAGGGCCTCGTAGACACGGTCGCGCAGCGGACCGGGGCGTTCGAGCTTGGGCACGGCCCCTTGCGGAAGTCCTGTGGACAACATCGGGTCCCCCTCCAGAGCACCACTGGATGTACTGCACACGGAAAGTCGACGGCCCGCACTGGAAAGAACAGGAAGAACGGGAAGAACGGGAAGAACGGGAATTCCCAAGTCACAGCCAGTATGGATTGTCTTTCGTCTACAGTCTACGGCCCACAAGGGCCAGCCCGATGGAGGGTCGGACTCGTCACATCGCCGTCACCGCGTCACGACCGCCCAGCTCAGGGGCAGCGGACGACCTGTCCCGCGTACGAGAGGTTGCCGCCGAAGCCGAACAGCAGCACGGGGTCGCCGGAGGAGATCTCACCGCGTTCGACGAGTTTGGAGAAGGCGAGGGGGATGCTGGCGGCCGAGGTGTTGCCGGAGTGGACGACGTCCCGGGCGACGACGGCGTTCACCGCGCCGATCTTCTCGGCGAGGGGCTCGATGATGCGCAGATTGGCCTGGTGGAGCACGACCGCGGCGAGGTCGGCGGGCACGAGCCCGGCCTTCTCGCAGGCGGCACGGGCGAGGGGCGGCAGCTTGGTGGTGGCCCAGCGGTAGACGCTCTGCCCCTCCTGCGCGAAGCGGGCGGGCGTGCCCTCGATCCGTACGGCGTTGCCCATCTCGGGCACCGACCCCCACAGCACCGGCCCGATGCCGGGCTCCTCCGCCGCCTCGACGACGGCCGCGCCCGCCCCGTCCCCGACGAGGACACAGGTCGTGCGGTCGGTCCAGTCGGCGACCTCGGACATCTTGTCGGCGCCGATGACGAGCGCCCGGGTGGCGGCGCCCGCGCGCACGGCGTGGTCGGCGGTGGCGAGGGCGTGGGTGAACCCGGCGCAGACGACGTTGACGTCCATGGCGGCCGGGTTCGGGATGGAGAGCCGGTTCGCGACCCTGGCCGCCATGTTCGGGGAGCGGTCGACGGCGGTGGAGGTGGCGACCACGACCAGGTCGATGGCCTCCGGGCCGAGTCCGGCGGCGGCGAGCGCCTTGGCGGCGGCGTGCCCGGCCAGCTCGTCCACCGGCTCGTCGGGTCCCGCGATGTGCCGGGTGCGGATGCCCACGCGGCTCGTGATCCACTCGTCACTGGTGTCGACCAGGCCGGCCAGGTCCTCGTTGGTGAGGACCTTGGCGGGCTGGTAGTGGCCGACGGCGGCGATTCGCGAGCCGTTCATGGGTGGTTCCCCTCGTTGCCTGTGGTCAGCGGGATCCACCAGTCTGATCAGTGACTCACCGGTACGAGGACGGGTGAGGCGACAGTAAAGCGTGGCCCGAGTTGTGGGCTTCTGTCAGAGCCGCGTCGGCTTCCGGAAACGCCGCGAGTCTGTTGCGGTGACCGCTTCGTGAGAAGGCTCACAGAGCGGGAGGGGGACGCGCCTGCGGGTGTGGTGGAGGGTCGGGCCCATGGAGTACTTCTGCTATCACCGCGACCGGCTCGGATCGCTCCCGTTGCGCGAGGAGTTGCTGGAAGCGCACTGGTCCTACATGGACGGGTACGCGAAGGAGCTGATCGCGCGCGGTCCGACCTTCGCCGACGACGGTGAGACCCCCACCGGCAGCGTGCACATCGTCGACCTGCCCGATCCCGCCGCCGCCCGCGCGTTCGCCTTCGACGAGCCCAACTACCAGGCCGGCGCGTACCGGGACGTCCTGCTGCGCCGGTGGCGCAACCTGCTGGGGCGCACCATGGGGGAATTCCCCGGTGGCCGGAGCGGCGGCAACCGGTATCTGGTGCTCGGCCTGGGATCGGGGGAGGCCGCCGACGTCGACGTGCCGTGCGGGCGGGACGATCTGATCGCGTACGGGCCGCTGCTGTCCGACGACGGCGCCACGTGGCTGGGGACGGCGGTGCTGCTCAGGGCCCCGGACCCGGCCACGGCGCGCGCCGTGCTGACCGCGGACCGGTACGCCGACATCGAGGTCCACGACTGGGAGTTCGGCGGACGACGCTGACGGATCGGAGGGCTCCGCTCCCACCCGCACGGGCCGCACCTGGACGCCCCGGCCGGTCAGCGGCTGTCAGCGGCTGCCGGAGATGTTTCTGGCGGGCGCCGGGCCGGAGCCGGGCCGGGGTCTGATGTGGCGCGGTGTGCGGCCCGGCGCCGCGTAGGCGAGGTGCACGAGCCGGGAGTGTTCCTGACGCATGTGCATGAGGGACTCCAGGATGTACCCGACGAGCAGGACGAGCACCGCGATCGTCATGATCGCGGCGGCGAGGATCGCCGTGGGGATGCGCGGCACGGTGCCCGTGCGGACGAAGTCGGCGATGACGGGGACGCCGAGGACGACCGAGACGAGGGCGAGGAGTCCCGCGACGACGGCGTGGACGAGCGAAGGCCGCTCGCGCCGCGCGAGATCGAGGATGACCCGCAGGATGCGCCAGCCGTCCCGGAAGGTGTGCAGCTTGCTCTCGCTCCCGGCGGGCCTGACCCGGTAGTCCACCTCCACCTCGGCCGTGGGGAGCCGGAGGTGGAGTGCGTGGACGGTCATCTCGGTCTCGGTCTCGAACTGGCGGGCCAGTGCCGGGAAGGACTTGACGAAGCGGCGCGAGAAGACGCGGTAGCCGCTCAGCATGTCGGTCACGTCGTTGCCGAACAGGAACCGCACCGCGCCCGTGAGCAGCCTGTTGCCGGTCGCGTGCCCCGCCCGGTAGGCGGCGCTGACCGTTTCGCGGCGGGCGCCGACCACCTGGTCGTACGGTCCTTCGAAGAGCAGGTTGACCAGGTCGCGCGCCCGGGACGCGTCGTAGGTGTCGTCACCGTCGATGATGAGCAGGGCGTCGGCGTCGACATCGGCGAAGGCACGCCGGATGACGTTGCCCTTCCCCTTGCGCGGTTCCTCCCGGACGATCGCGCCCGCCGCACGGGCGACCTCGACCGTGCGGTCGGTCGAGGCGTTGTCGTACACGTAGATGTCGGCCTCGGGCAGTGCCATCCTCAGGTCGCGCACCACCTTGCCGACGGCGGCCTCCTCGTTGTGGCACGGCACGACACACGCGATCGTCGGTTGCACGGCCGCTCCTTACCTGACCCAGTGTCGGATTACGATACGAAATAATGCGTTATGGGCGCGTCCGGGTGGTCGGGACGCGCCGGGTCGTTACTCTCGCCGTGTGCTGGTCCTCGTATCCATGGCGCTGCGTGTGCGTGACGCCGTCCGGGGCGTCTGGCGCGAGGCCGCCAAGTTCGGGGTCGTCGGGGCGCTGGCCTTCGTGGTGGACAACGGCGGCTACAACCTGCTGGTGTTCGGTCTTCCCGGCGGCACGGAGGGCGGGGTGATGCGGGCCGCGCCCGTGCGGGCCTCCGTCGTCGCGACAGCCGCCGCGGCGCTCTTCAGCTGGGCGGGGAACCGCTACTGGACCTACCGCCACCAGCATCGCGAGAACATGACGCAGGAACTGGCCCTGTTCCTGTTCGTGAACGTGGTCGGTGTCGCCATCACCGCGGGCACGGTCTTCGCCTCGCGGCATCTGCTCGGGCTGGAATCGATGGGCAGCGACAACGCCGCCCGCGTCCTCGGCTGGGTCCTCGCCACTCTGTTCCGCTTCGTCACCTACCGGCGCTACGTCTTCGTCGCGCCCTGATCCGTTCGGTCCGGTCGGCGCTGTTAGCATCCGCCACATGGGACAAAACACCCTCATTTCAGGCGAAAGGCGCTGGAACTGGTGGCTGGCCGCTGTCGCCGCGGCGTGTTGCGTGACCACGATCGTCGTCTTCATCCCCGGGTACATGAGTCCCGACAGCATCGACCAGCTCCAACAGGCCATGGGCAGGACGCCCCTGACCGACTGGCATCCGCCGGTGCTGAGCCTGGTGTGGCGCGCGCTCATCGCCGTCACCGGCACGCCCGCGGCCATGGCCGCTCTCCAGTCCCTCGTCCTGTGGGGAGCGCTGTGGGTACTCGCCCGGTGCGTCTGGGAGCTGACCGCGAGCCGTGCCGGTTCGCTCGCCGTTCTCGGCCTCGGGCTGACTCCCCCCGTGCTGACGTTCGTCGGCGTGGTGTGGAAGGACGTCCACGCGGCCTGCGCGCTGCTGGCGGCCTGCGCGGTGTCGTTCATCGGGCTGCGACTGCGGGACCGCGGCCTCTCCGCCAGGACGCGCTGGGGTCTGCTCTGGCTGGGCGTGCTCTTCCTCTCCTACGCGGTGCTCGTGCGCAAGAACGCGTTCCTCGCCGCGATCCCGATGTTCGTCCTGCTCGTCCTCGCGCTGTGGCGCTCCCCGGGGCGCCGCACCTGGGCCGCGTGCACGGCGGCGCTCGTGGCCGCCGTCGTCCTGCCCGCCGCCGCGATCTCCTTGATCGCACGGCCCGTACAGACGGATCAGGGCGCGCAGATCATGCTCGACGACCTGCTCCACGTCCTGACCGTGGAGGACCTGCGGTCGGCCGATGTCCGGCCGGACCTGCGGGACCGTCTGGTGGCCGCCGCCGGGGAATGCGAGCGCGTCGGCGCCCTGTCGGACACCTACTGGGCCTGCTACCAACGCCCGGCGGACGGATTGACCGGGGACGCGGACGAGCTCACGTCCCTGTGGCTGCGCGAGATGCGCGGACACGCCTCCGGATATCTCCAGTACCGGCTGCGGGTGTTCACCGCCCTGCTCTTCGAGACCGGCTACCCGTACCAGCCGGGGGTCTTCGCCAACGACCTCGGCATCGAGGTGGCCCGTCCCCGGCTGGAGGCCACCCTCGCCTCGTACGTCAACGGCGCGGCCACCGATCTGAAGCCGCTGTTCCGGGGATGGTTCTGGGTGGCCGTCGCGCTCGTCCTGGCGGTCCGCCCGGGCCGGGGGACGTTCTCCCTGCCGATCCGGGCCCTGGGCATCAGCTCGTTGGCCTACGTGCTCGGCTACCTGCCCATCGTGCCGGCGACGAACTACCGCTACGTCTACTGGCCCGCGCTCGCCTGCGCGCTCGGTCTCGTCCTGCTGTGGCTGGACCGCGGCAGACCGGGCCGGACCACGGCCGGTTCCGGCGTCCAGCGCGGCAGCGCCGCCGTCACCGTCCCCAGCGCCGTGACGGCACATCAGCCGACTCCCCCCGAGGACCGGCCTCCGACGTGACGACCTCTCCACCGAGTGTGCGGGGTGGGCGACGCCGTCCGCCCGGCCCTCCTCGCCGCGCTGTTCCGATACCGGGGCCGGGCCCCGGTATCGGAACAGCGCGGTCGGAGCAGGGGTGCGCGCCGCCCCGCCTCAGCCGGTGAACAGCTGCGTCGCCTTCCGTACGAGTTCGTACAGGCCGTAGACGAGCGGTACGCCCACCCAGATCCACGCGAAGACGATCAGGGGGCGCCGGTCAGGCGGATTCGGACTGCTGTCGCTGGACGACATCGGCGGCCTCCCTCGGGGCGGGGATGTGGAAGCGGGGGTGGACGGGCCGGACCAGCTCGTTGGCGACGAAGCCGACCACGAGCAGCCCGATCATGATGAAGAAGGACATGCCGTAGAGGTCGGAGCCGGACTTGCCCGCCTCCTCCTGCCGGTCGGCGATCCAGTTGACGATCAGCGGTCCGAGGACACCGGCCGTGGACCAGGCGGTGAGCAGCCGGCCGTGGATGGCGCCGACCTGGTAGGTGCCGAAGAGGTCCTTCAGATAGGCCGGGATGGTGGCGAAGCCACCGCCGTAGAAGGACAGGATCACCAGGGCGCAGACGATGAACAGCGGCTTGGAGGCGTCGCCGAACTGCGCGATCATCAGATACATCAGG
The DNA window shown above is from Streptomyces akebiae and carries:
- a CDS encoding ABC transporter permease; protein product: MTQPVSPPRDSIDKAPAASGPPAWRTMLFRADVRTLSLLGVLAALILIGGVTKPDEFLDTRNLQLVLTQASVIGVVTVGMTFVITSGGIDLSVGAIVALASVWATTVATQEYGFVGILFTAVIVGVGCGLVNGLLIAYGGMVPFIATLAMLASARGLALQITDGSTQVVTVDAILDLGERDAYVLGIPPLVLVFALVTIIGWLVLNRTTFGRRTVAVGGNAEAARLAGIDVRRQRLYLYLLSGLCCGIAAFLLIVLSGSGQNTNGNLYELDAIAAAIIGGTLLSGGRGTITGSVLGVLIFTTITNIFALNNLQSDVQQIAKGAIIVAAVLVQRRTASTT
- a CDS encoding sugar ABC transporter ATP-binding protein, producing the protein MAPEPPLLTMSGITKSFPGVRALDGVDLDVQAGEVHCLLGQNGAGKSTLIKVLAGAHQPDDGTITWRGEPVTLKSPIAAMRLGIATIYQELDLVEGLSVAENVHLGHEPTAAGFVVRGKAARASTAALLRRLGHPEVDPARLVGELSAAQQQIVSMARALSHDVRLIVMDEPSAALDPDEVDNLFRIVGDLTADGVAVVYISHRLEEIRRIGDRVTVLKDGRAVAGGLPAKSTPTREVVALMTGRNVEYVFPDRPPAPPAAVEPVLQVRGLARAGEFEPFDLEVRPGEIVGLAGLVGSGRSEILETIYGARKPTAGHVSVDGRQLRLGSVRAAVRAGLGLAPEERKAQALLMLESVTRNVSVSSMSRFARVGWIDRGAEHRAARAATRELSLRPDNPAVPVRTLSGGNQQKAVLARWLLRGCRVLLLDEPTRGVDVGARAELYAVVRRLADEGLAVLLVSSEVPEVLGLADRVLVLREGRVVHTAPARELDEHRVLDLVMEGSPVATEGSPAS
- a CDS encoding ROK family transcriptional regulator, giving the protein MTARPANAHQARLLRLLRDGGPNSRAQLGDRVDLSRSKLAVEVDRLLETGLVVADGLAASRGGRRSHNIRLAPQLRFLGVDIGATSIDVAVTNAELEILGHINQPMDVREGPVAVFEQVLSMAAKLKASGLAEGFDGAGIGVPGPVRFPEGVPVAPPIMPGWDGFPVREALSQELGCPVMVDNDVNLMAMGEQHAGVARSVGDFLCVKIGTGIGCGIVVGGEVHRGTTGSAGDIGHILAVPDGRPCACGNRGCLEAHFSGAALARDAKEAAQHGLSAELASRLETNGTLTAVDVAAAAAAGDATALDLIREGGNRTGQVIAGLVSFFNPGLVVIGGGVTGLGHTLLAAIRTQVYRQSLPLATGNLPIVLGELGPTAGVIGAARLISDHLFSPA
- a CDS encoding GntR family transcriptional regulator, giving the protein MLSTGLPQGAVPKLERPGPLRDRVYEALLELITTRALRPGQHLVESELAGHLGVSRQPVREALQRLNTEGWVDLRPAQGAFVHEPTEAEADQLLTVRTLLEAEAARLAAANAGTAGIAALEELCAEGERAVEADDVDAAVALNARFHAKVMELAGNTVLAELAAQVDRRVRWYYTPVARRRGHQSWIEHRDLITAISDRDEQRATEVMRAHTEHTRKTYHEREK
- a CDS encoding beta-ketoacyl-ACP synthase III gives rise to the protein MNGSRIAAVGHYQPAKVLTNEDLAGLVDTSDEWITSRVGIRTRHIAGPDEPVDELAGHAAAKALAAAGLGPEAIDLVVVATSTAVDRSPNMAARVANRLSIPNPAAMDVNVVCAGFTHALATADHAVRAGAATRALVIGADKMSEVADWTDRTTCVLVGDGAGAAVVEAAEEPGIGPVLWGSVPEMGNAVRIEGTPARFAQEGQSVYRWATTKLPPLARAACEKAGLVPADLAAVVLHQANLRIIEPLAEKIGAVNAVVARDVVHSGNTSAASIPLAFSKLVERGEISSGDPVLLFGFGGNLSYAGQVVRCP
- a CDS encoding YciI family protein; the protein is MEYFCYHRDRLGSLPLREELLEAHWSYMDGYAKELIARGPTFADDGETPTGSVHIVDLPDPAAARAFAFDEPNYQAGAYRDVLLRRWRNLLGRTMGEFPGGRSGGNRYLVLGLGSGEAADVDVPCGRDDLIAYGPLLSDDGATWLGTAVLLRAPDPATARAVLTADRYADIEVHDWEFGGRR
- a CDS encoding glycosyltransferase family 2 protein, which encodes MQPTIACVVPCHNEEAAVGKVVRDLRMALPEADIYVYDNASTDRTVEVARAAGAIVREEPRKGKGNVIRRAFADVDADALLIIDGDDTYDASRARDLVNLLFEGPYDQVVGARRETVSAAYRAGHATGNRLLTGAVRFLFGNDVTDMLSGYRVFSRRFVKSFPALARQFETETEMTVHALHLRLPTAEVEVDYRVRPAGSESKLHTFRDGWRILRVILDLARRERPSLVHAVVAGLLALVSVVLGVPVIADFVRTGTVPRIPTAILAAAIMTIAVLVLLVGYILESLMHMRQEHSRLVHLAYAAPGRTPRHIRPRPGSGPAPARNISGSR
- a CDS encoding GtrA family protein, whose amino-acid sequence is MLVLVSMALRVRDAVRGVWREAAKFGVVGALAFVVDNGGYNLLVFGLPGGTEGGVMRAAPVRASVVATAAAALFSWAGNRYWTYRHQHRENMTQELALFLFVNVVGVAITAGTVFASRHLLGLESMGSDNAARVLGWVLATLFRFVTYRRYVFVAP
- a CDS encoding MFS transporter small subunit encodes the protein MSSSDSSPNPPDRRPLIVFAWIWVGVPLVYGLYELVRKATQLFTG